The DNA segment TCTTTAAACTTCTTTATAATCTATTCTTTACGGTTTGAATTGGTTCTTTTAGCTTGATATGCCGATTTGTATGAAAATATCATAACCACTATTACAGTTCATATCTAATCCTGCAACAAATTAACCATGTTTATCATAATGTTTTGAAAAACTAATATGAGCTTCAAATCGTTTTATGATCTTTTAGATTCAAGTCAACGAAAATCCCTTTTTTATTTCCAAAACTTAATGCTTCAAATTTTAAAGGAAACACAATTGACTTGATCACGGGATCGAATACATTATAGAAAAACAAAATGAGAATGTTAACGTATTCAAGGAAACAAAATTCTTAGAATTGAAATACTTACCTTAATCAATCGGAgaatatttgtgaaattaagTTTGTGTGACCATAACTTCATTTTGTTACCTATTTGACGTTCATAATAAGGCCGACTTAAGAAGATTACTAAGATCACATGTaaatatttgtgaaattaagTTTGCGTAACCAGAACTTCATCTTTCATAATAAGGCCGACTTAAGAAGGTTACTAACATTGATGGGTTTTCCAAAATTATCTTCGACCCCATTGGTGTTCAAGAAATTGATGTTTTACGATTGAGGTAATACATGCATTCacatattttgttaaataatatttttaatttttcaagaTGATCTCTTTGCTATTGCTCATAATATGATTGCAAACGAAGATTTCTGAAGACATTATTGACAACAGTTattttgtctctatttttcattttcttttgttttctgatACATTGttccttttatattttattagactattgcttatgtttcatttaatcttatatttataatttactttaatgcaaacaaatatacaatttaattttaaagtgcatcgcatataaatttatattatatactaaaattCTTAACTATAACACGTACtttcttacatatatttttttattatgattttaatttttattatgtttacatattaaaagttataatacTTTTAAATCTATTCGTTCTGTGCAGGCCGCGGATTATCACctagtatttattattttagatgacgagtacattttttaaaaagatttccCGGCTCCCTTATCAAACATGTGACATACATGAATTGAATCAACAATATCTAATTGTTTTCGTGTTTTCTTTTACCATGCCAGGTACAATTATAAGTCTGTTATCTTTTGGAGGCCACTTAGAACAATGTTGAAATCTGAGTGACCGAGTGAATTCATTTCAAATGAGAAAATACTCTACTGAAAAATCTTTCTCTTTCAAATATCATTCTTGTCAGAGTCCGAGTATACATGAGATTAACTTCTTGAAGAGCTTTGTTAATGTGGATGGTAAATACATCACATTTGTTTTAGGAAATTAGAGTTGTGTTTTTTccatttgtttttatattttgctTATTTTGTTAcctctaaattttaaaataaattttaaaactcataaaattgtagcatatattaatttatcattAGATACCCACCAAACAAAGAATTGAAGACACTCTTGGAAATAATATAGTACAATTTATTGAAAAAATATACTATGAGCCTTGTACATTTAAGAAAATGCTCAAATATAGTATAATTTGTCTAGTATATGAATGTTGTATGATCAAcaatataatatagtttatcaAAAAGTATAGATTATAACATTAGCATTTGTATAGTCAGAATATCAtatcaaaaaaaagatatgaaagTGTAAATTTCCACATAATGAAAAAGAATTTTACAAGTGATGAATTAAGTTATATTTGGTTTGtccattattttaaaacaaaagtcaACAAAGTTGTTGGCATGGATTATGTCgtatatagtatagattttatagaaaaataataatttatttctttacataattttttgaaatggtAATATTAAAACTTAACATACTTTTATTGTAATTAAgattttaaatgttaaaatCCTTTAATTAAGTTGGtttggataaaaatatttaaaatataatttatctaaCAATAGTTTATTGTATCGATACCATAGATAGAAAGTttaatttcttaaataaaattagttgaAAGTTTTTCGAGTTAAATTTTTAGTTTGTTGGTTTTTATACAAACCAATTAGTTGGTTTAACGCTAATTGGTTTAACGTTAAAAGAGTGAAGAATCGACTAGAATGGTTAATTACGGTGGGTCCAACCGAAGTCGTAGTCGACTGGAATCGTGCTGACCATTAAAATGGATTCGAATTGATAGGTAGAAAACAGATTTTGATACAGAAGCTAACAAGTAGTGTGCCACGTATCATTATTTATCTTAATTATGTAGGATCATAAGTTTCTTTATAACGTAGACCAAGGTCTATGTCACTGTGTACGGTTTAGTAAATCGAGTTCGGTTCAACCAAGTTCATTAACCAATAAAATCgtgttatttcatattcgatattaaaaaaaaaagatattgtcaagttatattatatttttaaaataaaaacgtaaaaataaataaataaaaataatagtagttacagattttttttttaaaaaaaattatattttaacgtcgttagcaaaacactaaaccctaaatcttgaATCTTAAACTTTTGAGTAAATCATAAACttttggataaatcctaaattataaattaaaaacactaaacactaaaacactaaactctaaatcttaaacctttagttgttttagtgtttagtgtttttatttagaatttagaatTTATCCAAAGTTTTAAGGTTTAACCAAGggttagagtttaggatttggtgtttttatgacaactttaaaaacattttttaaagtattttttatttaactaatactatttttatttattatttttttattttaaaaatataatataatttgacaatattttttttacttttttaaaaaatatcgaatatgaaataacacaatacTATTGGTTACTGAATTTAGAGGTTTGAATCCAAGAATAAATCAAGTGATTTTCATCTAATTAAAAGTGTTAACGTCTTTAATCTTTAACTACACACCACTGCCCTTGTTGTCTACACGCCACCACCATTATTGTCTCTCTCGTTTACGCATTAAATTAAAAGTTACAGTCTACCTAACGTTCtataatttaactaaaattatttGCCGTAATAGCTTAAAAAGCTTACAAGTGTATATTAAAATCAGAACCTCATAAAATGTCGTCCGTTAGATATTATCTACTATATTTTAAGAACGTCTTTGTCCTTAATAATTCATTGTGGGTCATGTGATTCAATATTTATTACTCTGTAACGCCatctttatgttttatttatttcttgcgACTTTCGACTTTATTCTATGCATGGGCCccgtttcttttattttgaacTTTTTCGTTGGAATCTTTTTAATGAGTCTAATCGTATTCATAGCATATGTCATTTGCTTCCAAAAACTCTTTAGTGAGATCAGTAAAATATATCGTTATCATCATACACGGTATTGTAACGTATGGTATCATGATTCATGCATGTTGAACAACTTGAGTTATAGCTATTTCATTGGTTTAACATATGAATGTATATCATTCCATGAAATTAAAACAGAGATTAAGGTACGATTTCACCATTTACTAATCATTACATTACACACACTCTATCATATCATACATCCATTCCATCATCAACCCCACCACAAACCCAAAATCAACAAAGAAACAACATTAACATTAATTAACTCAAAAGACCACTACCACATAATTAAAGCATTAAGGCTAAAACAACACACAAAAAGAAGAGTGCATATGTGGTCACCACTATGATGCTGcatacatcatcatcatcacccttCATTTCATTTTAacttcttaaaatataattttattcatcTTGGTTCGATGCCAAGAAAGTACAGAGAGAACCCCAAACACAAAGAGGCTCTCTCTCTCACACCCTTTGCAATCTCAGTGAATCTTGTTTGCCAGATTGCACTGCTTCCTGATCTCACCCTTGGAACCAGTCAAAGGGTTGTTCTCGGACAAGATCTGGATGGCTCTAGTGAACTCCTTGAAGAAGTAAGCCTGGTCCTTAGCCATCTTCTTAACAATTGGTCTGGTTCGTTTGTCGTGTGCGAGCTGGTGGTCCACAAGGAGCAAACCCTTGTTGTCTAGGATGTTACGGTAGTAGTTGTTGTCTAGTACCATAGGTGTACCGCGGTCATTACGCACATACTGGACTGCCTTTGGGTCAGGGATCGAGTCGGGACACTTGTGGAGcatgtgagggacgtggtccgGGTTCAAGGATGGGTCCACCTCAGGGTACAAACGGTGCACCAGCTTCACACAGTGAGTTCTTCCGACGCTGTGTGATCCTACACACGTGATATAACAAAATGTCAAAATCGTACAGTATCCAACTTAATAAAAGacctaaataaatttttattggtgTACTCCtatactatttttaattttcttgaccaaaataaCCTTGTGCTATGGTCAATGGACCAGGACTTAGCAAAGGGTATTATAGTCTTTGGGAGTTAGTTTTGACTTTGGACCGATCCGTTTTTACCAGGAGATATCGGATAAGGATTATTTTCAGTTTTCCAACTCAGATCGCATATTTCGATGAGATCCGAGGAGACTAGTTCAAGTGGTTAATTGATATTCCTAATTTTTAAGAATGTTTCATACTTTCGTGCATGAGTAAGTTTCTTGAACTAGGGCATATGAGCAAGACTATTTCATTGGATGGTGATAGACTTTTTTGACTTTCGAGCGTTATATTTTTGGCAGACACTAGGTGAGTAAATAATCAAGGAAGAGGAAAGGTAATGGTACCGAGGAGGGCTACAAGGCCGGGAGTGTCGATACCGATGGACTTGAACTTCTCAAGAACGACGGAGATACTCTCGTTGTGGTCGGGAAGGTAAGACTCAAGCATATCAGTCCTGCTCTTACGTCCATCTCTCCTTCCTGTTTTCAAGGGAATATGTGGTCCTCCCACCTACTCAaaatcacacacacacacacacactttaCATAAGATTCACCAAAAAACAACATGCAGTTTCGTAATCAGAGAAATAAACGGCATGAAATTTAACTCACTGCTTCGATGCCTTCTCTTGCGGACAAGACGAGGATGTCGGAACATGAGACAACACCAGGGCACTCCCTCTCGAGAGCTTCTTTAATCTCCTCAATGTATCTAAAGTTTCTCAGACCGAAGCTCCTGTCGTGTTCTTTCTCTCCTAGCTCTCTTCTTGTTGAATCCAGCAAAAGCGACGCATCACATGACTATAtgcaacaaaacaaaacatagtaAATCTTAAGCTCTGTTTCAGTTAAAAAAGCAAACCTATAGCTATATTTTAACACAGAGATCAGTACTTATCCACTAAAATTATCCCAAAAAATATACGAAACTCCACCATgcaaagagagatagagagagtacGGACCTCGACGGCGCAGTCGTGGAAGATGTTACGGAGCCAAGAGAAAGCGGTGTTCTTGTGGCGTTTGTAGAGGAGTTTGACTTGTTCACGGATGATGTCTTCAGCCTGAGGACACGTGTCCTTGTAGAAGTTCATCATCAAGCCTGGCTCCTCCTCCATTACAACTGCTTCAGTTGTTGCAGAGAGTGCCCAAAGGCAAAGCATCGCCACCATCATCGCACCTTTTCCTCccattttttctctctttcgtCTTCTCTCTCACTACACTCTTGAGTTGAGTGGATGAGCAAGCAATGCAGCGTCCTTAAATAAAGGAAAATAgtgttttcttctttatttttcaaacaaaaaaatattttattaatttggaGGTTATAGTAAACTAAGGCAAGTAGGTTAGGTTTTCACGTTTCCACGAATCTATTTATGTCATTGATGATCATCCTGATACTAATAGACCATTAAGCTCTACTTTCTGAATTATTCGTGTTTAACTTTTAGAAATCAAATTATTATCATAAGACTACAATAGTTATTAAGAATATTGTATTGCGTACACTTACTACTACGAAAAATTTGTATGCACtttatacaacaaaaaaaaaagaattttgcaTTCTTTATTGACGGGACAACTGAATTAGTGTAAGTTTAAATTTCAAAgaaacaattaataatattagtttcttaagcaaatatttatgtatgaaCGTTGATGTTAAGTTCTTAACTGTTGTCTTATAACCTACTTCGTGGAAATTTACTTGAAATTACCTTACGGTTTATAAACATACATTTTTATGGAAAAATTAAACTGGGTAAGAAATTTAAAACCATTTTGTATTATTAATGCTAGTTGGCTACGTAGTACACAGTGACAGTACCTATGAGAAAATACATAAGTTTGTTGGAGATTTTAAAGTGGATGGCATTTTGGATaatttgtataatttaaaaGGGTGTTTTGGTTAGCTAAACCAATAAGTTTTGGATTTTGGTCTCACTGAGTGCATCACTGGTACTGGTAGGATCACTGGACCCTGTGACAGAAAAAATATCTACTTCTTTTGTCAATACAAAGGGGGCGGCTGTAACAAATGTAATATAAGGGGTGTAATAGctgaaataaaaaaagttaacgGGTTGATTTGCAATTATCCGAAATATACCGCTCCTCTAGATCAGGGAATCTTTCATTTCGATGAAGTCAATGTGGattcttatttattttgcaaCCTCCATTactgaatttatgaggttcacacagattccaaaaaaaaaaaaattaaaataatgtataGTGATGAATTTGCCTCCTCCAACTCTCTCCAGTGAATTTGTGTCTTGCGAGTTTATCACTGTTTCGCGGACTGCACGACACGTTGTGACCCGCgattgtttagttttttttttaaatcaaacaaaaaaattaataataaaaaattataaatttgaagAGGAGTTACTAATAGAGATGCTCTTAAAGATTCCAGTTGTATACTTCTTCTctgaaattatttatatttacgaCTAGTTTACTAAATGTAATAATTGTCAGTAAAGACTATAGACTATTAGATTTAATATGTTCATCCATTGTAAAGTCTTTAAATATTGATTGCATCTTGATCCTCGGGATGAGCTATTAATACACGTTCACCACTCCTTACTCTTGacttttttctttcattttttttaagaaaaataatcaaatctataaccgATTACAAGCTGTCTCTTAAATGATTTGCATAGTTTAAACGGGTAAGAAAGTGATTTACCATACTCTTAGACAAGGTATGAGAAGAGAAACTGATAGTAAGAAAGTCAAACAAAACTGAATCTCTAGCAAATTGGTATAGAAGAAGATGAGACTAGCTAGCCAAAGCTTCCACGTTGCAATCTCTCGGGTGCTCccttatttttgtgtgtttaatcATGTTGGCTTAAACTTGATTTAGGTTACTACTGCATAGACGTTTAGAATAATGTTGCGTATAATTAGGAGTATCACTTTGTTTAAATTAAAGGGCGAAGGTTTACAGTTAaactatataagaaaatattcaaCTTGACGATATTATTATGTGTCAAAAGCTAAAGGCTCCTCAATTATTGTTTGTgaactataatatattttttccattttgaGTTCTGACAGTACATACAGAACTCATTTAGATCAGAAtgatttaaaagttaaaactaacCAGCTTTGGAAATACAAAAGAAGTTGAAAAGTAGATAAAACTTGAAGGTAAGTACACCTATCTAAGGAAATTCATATActacatttcaaaaaaaaatttattatactaGGAGAAGTATCGGTGCTTTACCAAGATCACATTATTGTAACCGAAAATTCAGAATTTACCTACATATATTTGAACTTTTTTGTCACCGACGCTTTTGCTCCTATATCCAAGTGTTCGCCAAATGGCACAGTGGAGGGCCCCCCTGTATAGTCGCTCTCTAGCTCAGTGGGCTCCATTTCACATGTGTGCTA comes from the Brassica rapa cultivar Chiifu-401-42 chromosome A01, CAAS_Brap_v3.01, whole genome shotgun sequence genome and includes:
- the LOC103859651 gene encoding peroxidase 42: MGGKGAMMVAMLCLWALSATTEAVVMEEEPGLMMNFYKDTCPQAEDIIREQVKLLYKRHKNTAFSWLRNIFHDCAVESCDASLLLDSTRRELGEKEHDRSFGLRNFRYIEEIKEALERECPGVVSCSDILVLSAREGIEAVGGPHIPLKTGRRDGRKSRTDMLESYLPDHNESISVVLEKFKSIGIDTPGLVALLGSHSVGRTHCVKLVHRLYPEVDPSLNPDHVPHMLHKCPDSIPDPKAVQYVRNDRGTPMVLDNNYYRNILDNKGLLLVDHQLAHDKRTRPIVKKMAKDQAYFFKEFTRAIQILSENNPLTGSKGEIRKQCNLANKIH